A single window of Pyrus communis chromosome 10, drPyrComm1.1, whole genome shotgun sequence DNA harbors:
- the LOC137748854 gene encoding L-ascorbate oxidase homolog yields the protein MWPTTFVLFFVGIFVYLSSFCIINAEDPYLYYTWTVTYGTISPLGVPQQGILINGQFPGPNIEAVTNDNIIVNVINMLDEPFLITWNGIRQRKTTWQDGVLGTQCPIPPNTNWTYKFQTKDQIGTYSYFPSTKLHRAAGGFGGFNVANRSVIPVPYPIPDGEFTLLVGDWYKTGHKELQQILDSGKNLPLPDGLLINGLPENTVFTGEKGKTYKFKVSNVGIETSINFRIQNHAMTLVEVEGANTLQEVYESLDIHPGQSVAVLVTLYGSVKDYYIVASTRFIKPVLTTTGYLRYAGSNTPASKPLPIGPTYQIHWSMKQARTIRLNLTANAARPNPQGSFHYGTIPVVRRLLLANTATKIDGMLRYAVNNVSYVDPETPLQLADWLNISGVFNLNTIQDTPTPGPAVYGASVIGTALHDFVEIVFQNTEPKLQSWHLDGYSAYVVGYGSAAKWTLNMTRGYNLDDAVPRHTVQVYPLGWTAVLVSLDNKGMWNLRSAIWSKRYLGQQLYIRVWNNVHSLYTENDMPLNALLCGKAKQQ from the exons ATGTGGCCAACCACTTTCGTGCTTTTTTTCGTCGGAATTTTTGTTTACTTGAGTTCTTTCTGCATCATTAATGCAGAAGATCCATATTTGTATTATACATGGACCGTAACATATGGAACCATTTCTCCGTTGGGTGTTCCTCA GCAGGGTATCCTTATTAATGGTCAATTTCCTGGGCCAAATATTGAAGCTGTGACAAATGACAACATAATCGTGAACGTGATTAACATGTTGGATGAGCCTTTCCTCATTACATG GAACGGAATCCGACAGCGAAAAACCACGTGGCAAGACGGAGTGCTTGGAACCCAATGCCCGATTCCTCCAAACACAAACTGGACATACAAGTTTCAAACGAAAGATCAGATTGGAACCTACTCCTACTTCCCTTCAACTAAACTGCACAGAGCTGCTGGAGGTTTTGGGGGTTTCAATGTTGCAAATAGGTCGGTCATTCCAGTGCCGTATCCTATTCCGGACGGAGAGTTTACCCTGCTTGTTGGTGACTGGTACAAGACTGGCCACAAG GAATTGCAGCAAATATTGGACTCTGGCAAAAATCTTCCACTTCCTGATGGTCTTCTTATCAACGGGCTTCCTGAAAATACAGTCTTTACTGGCGAAAAGG GAAAGACCTACAAGTTCAAGGTTTCAAATGTGGGCATAGAAACTTCAATTAACTTCAGGATTCAGAACCATGCAATGACACTTGTTGAAGTGGAAGGAGCTAATACCTTGCAAGAGGTGTATGAATCACTTGACATTCATCCAGGTCAATCCGTGGCTGTTTTGGTCACACTATACGGTTCAGTCAAGGACTATTACATCGTTGCCTCTACCCGATTCATAAAGCCAGTCCTCACGACCACTGGATATCTCCGCTACGCTGGTTCTAACACCCCTGCTTCAAAACCATTGCCAATTGGTCCAACCTATCAGATTCACTGGTCTATGAAGCAAGCCAGGACAATCAG ATTGAATTTGACGGCAAATGCAGCCAGGCCTAACCCACAGGGCTCATTCCATTATGGAACTATTCCAGTTGTCAGGAGACTACTTTTGGCCAATACTGCTACTAAGATTGATGGAATGCTTCGATATGCCGTAAACAACGTCTCCTATGTTGATCCGGAGACCCCATTGCAGCTCGCTGATTGGCTTAACATCTCCGGCGTGTTTAACCTCAACACGATACAGGACACACCTACTCCAGGCCCTGCAGTATATGGCGCCTCTGTCATAGGAACTGCCCTTCATGATTTTGTGGAAATCGTCTTCCAGAACACCGAGCCTAAACTTCAATCTTGGCACCTGGATGGATACAGCGCCTATGTTGTTGG ATATGGCTCTGCCGCTAAATGGACACTAAATATGACGAGAGGTTACAATTTGGACGATGCTGTACCAAGACACACAGTTCAG GTATATCCACTTGGTTGGACTGCTGTGCTAGTCTCCTTGGACAACAAGGGAATGTGGAATTTAAGATCTGCAATCTGGTCTAAGAGGTATTTGGGGCAGCAATTATACATCAGAGTTTGGAACAATGTACACAGCCTTTATACTGAGAACGATATGCCTTTGAACGCGTTGCTTTGTGGCAAGGCCAAGCAGCAGTGA
- the LOC137748341 gene encoding L-ascorbate oxidase homolog, with protein sequence MKQKAGFLLHLVCGVLAVFLNSSVVKAEDPYKFYTWTVTYGTLSPLGVPQQVILINGQFPGPTLDVVTNDNIFVNLINKLDQPFLLTWNGIKQRKNSWQDGVLGTNCPIPPNSNYTYKFQTKDQIGSFTYFPSTQFHKAAGGFGGINVYARPRIPVPYPIPDGDFTLLAGDWYNTSHKALQQSLDSGKSLPFPSGVLINGHTSNTFSGDQGKTYMFRISNVGLSTSLNFRIEGHKLKLVECEGSHPIQNFYDSLDIHVGQSVSVLVTFNQAPKDYYIVASTRFTRRVLTATSVIHYTNSHASVSGPVPAGPTYQRHWSMKQARTFRWNLTANAARPNPQGSFHYGHVTPTKTIVLANSAPLINGKQRYAFNRVSYVNPDTPLKLADYFNIPGVFSLNSIQTVPSDGSAFVGAPVMPVSHHDFVEIVFQNNENSVQSMHLDGYDFWVVGYGSGPWTPAKRRTYNLVDALTRHTAQVYPNSWTTILVSLDNQGMWNLRSAIWERQYLGQQFYLRVWDPVQSLYNEYNIPSNVLLCGKALGRNT encoded by the exons ATGAAGCAAAAAGCAGGCTTCTTGCTCCACTTGGTTTGTGGGGTTTTGGCAGTGTTTCTGAATTCTTCTGTGGTGAAAGCAGAAGACCCATATAAGTTCTACACTTGGACTGTGACTTATGGGACTCTTTCTCCTCTTGGTGTCCCTCAACAG GTAATTCTCATCAATGGCCAATTTCCTGGCCCTACACTAGATGTTGTCACCAATGACAACATTTTTGTCAACCTTATTAACAAGCTGGACCAACCTTTTCTCTTAACCTG GAATGGGATTAAACAGAGGAAGAACTCTTGGCAAGATGGGGTTTTGGGAACCAATTGTCCCATCCCGCCGAACTCAAACTACACCTACAAGTTTCAGACCAAGGATCAGATAGGTTCATTCACATATTTCCCATCAACTCAATTTCACAAAGCTGCTGGAGGGTTTGGAGGGATCAATGTTTACGCAAGACCTCGAATCCCAGTCCCTTATCCAATCCCTGATGGAGATTTCACTTTGCTTGCCGGCGACTGGTACAATACCAGCCACAAG GCATTACAGCAATCTTTGGACTCTGGAAAATCTCTTCCTTTTCCTTCCGGTGTTCTTATAAATGGCCATACTAGTAACACTTTCAGTGGTGACCAAG GAAAAACATATATGTTTAGGATCTCAAATGTTGGCTTGTCAACCTCATTAAACTTCAGGATTGAAGGCCACAAACTGAAGTTAGTTGAATGCGAAGGATCTCACCCAATTCAGAACTTTTACGACTCTCTTGACATACATGTTGGCCAGTCAGTCTCTGTCCTAGTAACCTTCAATCAGGCTCCAAAGGACTACTACATCGTTGCATCCACACGATTCACTAGGCGTGTTCTTACAGCTACTTCAGTGATACACTATACAAACTCGCACGCCTCCGTTTCTGGACCTGTGCCTGCCGGTCCTACTTATCAAAGACACTGGTCTATGAAGCAAGCCAGAACTTTCAG GTGGAATCTAACAGCAAATGCAGCCAGGCCTAATCCTCAGGGCTCATTCCATTACGGCCATGTCACACCAACAAAGACAATTGTGTTAGCCAATTCAGCACCATTGATAAATGGAAAGCAGCGGTATGCATTCAACAGGGTCTCTTATGTTAACCCCGATACCCCTCTAAAGCTTGCTGATTACTTCAACATCCCTGGAGTCTTCAGCCTAAATTCCATCCAAACCGTTCCCTCAGATGGCTCTGCATTCGTAGGTGCCCCTGTCATGCCGGTCTCACACCACGACTTCGTTGAAATTGTTTTCCAAAACAACGAAAATAGCGTCCAATCAATGCATTTAGATGGATATGATTTCTGGGTTGTTGG TTATGGTTCCGGACCGTGGACGCCAGCCAAGAGGAGAACCTACAATCTCGTCGATGCTCTTACTCGACATACTGCTCAG GTGTATCCAAACTCTTGGACAACTATTTTGGTGTCACTTGACAACCAAGGAATGTGGAACTTGAGATCTGCTATATGGGAAAGGCAGTATCTTGGCCAACAGTTCTATCTCAGGGTTTGGGACCCAGTTCAAAGCCTTTATAACGAATACAACATTCCTTCAAATGTATTGCTGTGTGGAAAAGCTCTTGGACGAAACACATAG